The window TCTTGCAGCCAAGGGAGGCGATGGCGGTATGGGTAACAGCCACTTTGCAAGTGGCGCTAACCGTACTCCGCGTTATGCCACCAAGGGTATTCCCGGTGAAGAACGTTGGCTTAAAATCGAATTGAAACTGATAGCTGATGTTGGTCTTGTTGGATTGCCGAATGCAGGTAAATCCACCTTGCTCTCCAAGATATCCGCTGCTAATCCAAAGATCGCCGATTACCCGTTCACAACCCTGGAGCCGCAGCTCGGTGTTGTGTGTCATAGTTATTATGAGCCCTGTATCGTTGCAGATATTCCAGGTTTAATCGAAGGCGCGCATCAAGGTGTTGGTCTTGGTCATAAATTCCTGCGACACGTTGAGCGCACCAGCATATTACTGCACGTCATTGATTGTTCCGATGATGACTATCGTAAGAATTATCAAGTAATTGATGACGAGCTTCACTCATACAAGGAAGAATTGGCCGGAAGAACCAGATTTGTTGTTCTCAATAAAGTTGACCTTGTTGATGCAGATATGGCTGAAGAGATGCGCCAGGAGTTTCTCGAACTCGGTATGAAGGCCATTGTGATTTCAGCAGAAACTGGTCAGGGGCTGGATGATCTCAAAGAGTTGATTCTGGATACGCTTGAGCAGCAGAAGAGAACGGCGCAGGAGAACTCAGAGGAGTGATCTGATAGATTTTTTCTCAAGAGAGTTTTTTGTGGGCCAATGTTTATGTGTGGAGTGTGGGCAGTAATTACGAGCGACCAGGAGGGCTGCAGGGGTCATGACTATCCAGATGAGCCGCGAAGACGGGTTGTATTATCGTCAGACGCTGTTTGATAAAGCGCGCAGA of the Desulfosediminicola ganghwensis genome contains:
- the obgE gene encoding GTPase ObgE, coding for MAFVDETKFFVKAGDGGNGCVSFRREKFVPKGGPDGGDGGRGGSVIIQATNTLTSLLDFRYKSHFKAERGTHGMGKDCYGAKGKDCIINVPVGSIIKDAETDEVIIDLADDGDTFLAAKGGDGGMGNSHFASGANRTPRYATKGIPGEERWLKIELKLIADVGLVGLPNAGKSTLLSKISAANPKIADYPFTTLEPQLGVVCHSYYEPCIVADIPGLIEGAHQGVGLGHKFLRHVERTSILLHVIDCSDDDYRKNYQVIDDELHSYKEELAGRTRFVVLNKVDLVDADMAEEMRQEFLELGMKAIVISAETGQGLDDLKELILDTLEQQKRTAQENSEE